The DNA sequence AAAAAGGACTTGGAGACTAATGCACACAGTGTCCCAAAATAACATTAGTTCAAACAATAAAagattataaaagaaaaaaataaaatctaaataaataaatgacagttTGGGAACATGGTGTCTGAAAGCAGCATCGCcaaatgttttttgttctgcTCTGTAGGCCAGAGGATCTGAGGGGCCTTCCTCGttcataaaataaaagcatctctGAGATAATATCTGGTTCAAACCCACGTAGTTCCTTACAAACCAATAAAAGAACTTTAAACTcaatataaaaaataactgGTAGGCAGTGTCAGGATTTTGAAGCATGTTTCTCATGTTCTTTACTTTTCCTTTCACAgcccaaaacatgctgaggttaattggtcatTCCAAGTtgttcgtaggtgtgaatgtgagtgtttgtctccATATGTAGCTCTGCAATAGAGTGTTACCTGCCAaaggtgtctcctgtcttcacccgaagtcatctgggatagactccagctccccgtGACTGTAACGGGGATTAAGAGGTGCATATATGATgaattaatggatggatgctctttacctgcttttattttgaaaggtggAACAACGGAAGCCCTACTTGCGCGCTCCCGCCATGTTTTGGGAACGTTCCGTTATCCCGACGAGCGCGCGCCTCCCAAACCGTAACCGCTGCCTGTCACCGGCGGCTGACATCACACCGACGGTCCGCTACGATGTCAAACATGCACCGGCAGCCCGAGCTCATGGCCTCCCCGCGCCACACGGACAAGCGTCGCCGCGCGCTGCTGCTCATCCTCTGAACGGCAACTCTTCTTCTACGGCTTTAATTCGGCTCCAGCATGACGTCCAGGTAAGAGGGTCACTCTGTTCTCTGTCGGCGCGCACCGCCAACACTGAGTTGTTTGTCATTCAGGACCGCGTCTAGTGTTTggatattatttattaaaaacatcTTCCGGTGCtggctgtgttttttcttcatgtaaaaaGTTCTCCAGCTCTGACTGTCGGAGGTTATTACGTAATGTTAGTGCGGACAGCTGAACAGATGTTCTGCTGTGATGACAGATCTCTCATTTAGCAGCTCTCTGTCTGCGTCAACACATCAGCATTTAGCAAGTtttatttaccatttatttttattcccaACAAACAAGACTTATTTCTTCACACTTGAAAATTTGCACGTTTATTTTTAgccaatatttttatttaatccaGACATTGAAGAAAAAGGGGGCAATATTATGGAAATATAAGGTTTATataataaatttttaaaaatcagtacTCATGTATCTAAAACCTTAACTGttaacaaaatatgtttttaaagagAGCTTTAAGCTGCATTTGTTGAACAATTAttgctattttacagatttttgaaacatttaatAACTAGTAAAAGCACATATGAAAATGtcttaatttacatgttaactgttaaaaataaataaaataaataaaaaatttaaagcaATCCAATACTCTAAATAACCCacaccaaaaatctgttttttttaaataaatggtaATTCATTCATTAATAATGCATGACTCTGAAATTggaatattttttctctttttaaattagcaaaaatgttTTGGTAATATATTTTCAATTAATGAAAGAATTATTGTAGTTAAAGGACTgaaaacaagtgaacactgaaTAATACAGAATCattaatgtattattttacttattttgcctgctttgttaaattacagattataaaatcacagaaaaatagtattcatttacatgttaaccataAAAAAAGTTGCAAACTGTAATTCACATCCAGGTCAGAAATGTATTGAAAATcatagctttttaaaaatagatttccACAGTTTTGCTTGAAGAGAAAAGtactaatttacatgttgacctCAAAATCTGTGTATTCATAAATGGTATTTACTTAATTTATTACTTAAATTACACTTccttattgtatttaaattaccataaatattaGTCATCAAAAAATGTAGATTAAGGATTGAAAATTGTGAATTTTTTAAAGTAcgattttacaaattttccctgttttgctaaattactGATGACTGgtaaaatctgagaaaaaaaagttacttgttcactgtaaaaaaaaacaaaaaaaacaagctaaaactGTTTGTTGTATTAGAATGTATTCCAGTAAAATTACACACTTTACTGTTTTGTATCAGTGAATGTCGATAGAATCACTATTCTACCgacatttgaaatcattttcacagtttttcacagtttttctagGTTTTGAAAGTTACAGTattcattgtttaaaaaaactgctattttcTGACACTCTTGCATTCAGATTTTCATAATTTgtttcatggatttttttttacagtgcattatTAAGTGGCGCATGCATGGATAAAATCAATAGACTATtgtggtgatttaaaaaaatattattcaaaTGTATATTCATCTTTAAATAGCACTGAGTGACTAGCACTCAAACCCAGTATCACGATATTAATATTTGTTTCAATTTACAATATAGCTAATTGGGAAGCACTGAATTGAACAGGTTTGtgtgctgtctgtgtgtctgagcAGATCTATGTGAGTGTGATCCAGGGCAGAGGTCATGCTGAGGAGGGAATCTGACTCCCACGGCCTGTTTACCTCCGGAGAGACGTCTGACAATGACTGTGAGGTGAAGCTCACCTTCATACCTGCAACCTGCACGCTTAATGTCGCATTTTAAGGCCTTCCATTGACCCAGTATAGAGTAATAATCCAATACATCCAACTGAACCATCAGGCAAAGAGCTCTTTTATTATAAGTCAGACGTTATTTACTTCTTTAGCTTAGTTAtatgtgtttttcagctttCATAACTCAAATATCTGTCAGTCATCTTTCACTTTTTAAGCAGTTTAAAATGTAGGAAGCTGGAAAAAGTAAAAAGCCACTGACATTGAAGCCCGAAATTAAAACTGATGAGAGAATTCGCCACTTCATTCAAGGTGATATTGCGACGCATTATATAAGTCCATCACGGCTTTACTCCTTTGCTTTAACTTTGTTTAATATGCTGCTGGCTGGCGGTAAAAGCCTCGGATAAGTCAACAGATCACAGTTGTTTAtcctctctgtctttgtctcaGATGGGGGCGACTTGTGGAGAGGTAGATGTAGTGTGTCTGTGCGAGGCTGGTCCCTGTACACTTTATTCAGAAGCACACACGCCTACGCCGGTGAGTGCTCAGGCTTCCTACTTAAGTGTCTGTGGCCGTCGCTCAACCTGCTCAGAGTGTTCCTTCATCTGTAACTCGCTCTAAACACCAGCCTTTAGCTTTCTGCCgacctctctgtgtgtcttttgcCTCctctatgtgtgtttttttacacCATATTTCACTGCTAGATTGTGCATTTGGTGTATTTTCTTCAAGGTGTGAAGccaatcagtcaatcagtctGTGCTTTCTGTTCTCAGGACACGCTGCTGTGTGAACACTGTGGAAAAAACAGAGTAATGATAACCAGGTACTCGGAGGGATATGGCACAGAGGTAACGTGAAGCATATGTGCGTGTTTCTTTGTGGCGCTGCCGTTTGTGCACCGGCTCGATGCGTGGAGTTGTAGCATGTTGTATCTGCAGGAGTCTGTAGATTTAACACCTTGGAAGACTTTGATATTTGTGTTGCATCGACTCTGGCAGGCAGCTGGCGGTTTTGGAAGGTTTTTAAGACCCAAGCATGTGAGGCAGACATGACTAACACCAGGGTTCACGTAGGCAAGATGATTGACGCTGAtgctgctgggttttttttagcATCTTAAAATGAGGCATGTTTGTTAAATGAGGTCCTGTTGGGTGCATTTAACGGTACCCAAGAACTAGAGGGGCTCAAGCTAGGGTCAATGATTCATCCTTAAATGGAATCAAGTACAACAAATGGATCGAGGATagaattactccaccaaggaacgcaacgaagttatgtgacgatcggctacggttgtctgtctgtctgtctgtctgtctgtcagcagcattgctcaaaaatggacaaacagatttgggtgaaatttttagggaaggtcggAAAtaacacaagaaccaagtgactagattttggcagtgatgcagcttacagtctggatccacggatttgttaaagatttctgtatcactgtaactatgacaacaagtgaacactacgtcactACATGGAAATTGAGAGTAATAGAATAATTAATGTCCTGTCaccaataaaacagtaaaacacaacaGATTAAACTTGTTTGAAATACTTTTCATGTGATATCTGTACATGTCGCTGTTTTATTGAAAGAAGTATTTCACTTTGGTACACTTTGggattttccttcatttttttacaGACTGAGATGAGTAGATCCATGATAGCACTGCGATATAAATAGAAAACAACTAGATTAAGTGTGGCTGAGCTCATTAGTCATATTATGGGTAGAGGTGTCAGCTGATTCATGCACGGTAACAATGGTGATAATAAAAAGTGACGCAtggacacactcacacagcgcAAATGCCATCATCAAGTGTTGTTTCTGGTTTACAAGTAGTGGCGGTCAGTGATGATTCATGGAGgaactacaaaaataaaagccccaTAATGTCAATGTAAAGGTTgtgtttttgggctttttttttaaagaaaaagtatTCATCATACTTTAGTCCAACTTAACAGTTTCAAGCATAttgtgtatttgtcattttgtcttgattaCATAATGTATGCCTAATTAAATTCATTCTACTGCAGGAGGAGTGTGTCTTATCTGACCCTCAGGGGGAGAGCGATGCAGATGCTGACATAGAGGATACAGATTGCAGGTTTGatgcacacaagcacacatacGCATCATACAGTATTCTTTGCTTAGTAGTTCTTCTCTCATAGTGTTCTGACCTTGTGCCTTTAACCTCAATGGTTCAGACTCCAGGACCCTGCTTCGCTCCAGCGAATCAGCTCGCGGAGACGAAAGCGTCCTCGGGTAGCGCGGCAAGACACCACGGAGAGCGAAGACGACGGTGGGCGGAGTCACAGAACCCATCGCTGGAACCTCAGGCTCAGTCCTGACAGAGCACACAGCAGGACCATACTGGaggtacaaaaaaaacacagcaatgtAAAGCCTAATTAGCTGCTGTGTGCATCTGCTCCACACTGTTACAGATCAGTCAGCTTCACAAAGCACTGCAGAGATAATTAATCCGTCCTTGTTAATCTCATAATCACTATTTGGTCAAATGAGGTTGTAGAGTGTATAATTGACGGCAAATTACAGAAACTTGAAATATGGATTCACCAGTGTTTGTTGTAGTGAATTATTAATTATGTTTCTGCTCATATTTGCCTTAATCATATGTTgttttgcaacaaaaacaaaccaaaaaagagCTTTATTATAAATACGTTGCGCAACAGTCTGCTTTGGTggcaaatgaaaagaaattggAAGAGTTTTATTAAgcgaatttgcataaagtggAAGTCAAGTCAACTTTATCCAAATGAGCTGTTGGGAGACATTGGATTGCAGCTCAAAATATGCCGCAACGGAACTAGCATGCAACGCGGTGCGTTTCACaaagacaatgaatgggatgcgtGAAATTGACGGCTCCTGAGGACACGTACCAATACTCTTCCCTTGCTAGCCACTCATTTGTGATTCCTTGTGTCAAATCTTTGAGGTACTAAAAGCACAAATGCAAGCTGGCAAATTgaagttttcattaaaaatgtagtGCGGAAATTCTGTCTCCCCCTCTGGCTGTGagagtaattacacaaacactgttgaTACACGCTTAAAATGTTTGTCATTGGTGTTGATcaatttcttttcttcctcttaaTGTCGAGCATCTCTTATCTGGAGCATAAGAAACTTTCCTTCCTAGtacttctagtcgctgtaatcTACTCTGTCACAGTGGCTGCTCACCTCGTCAGTCTTGGTTGGTTAACATACAGTGTATTCCTACCAGAGTGCCCGTGCAGAAATGTTCCCACAGATGTCATGTTTAAATGTCAAGTATACTGTGAAGGACAGATATCGGCTGCAATAGGCTTTTGTGCATTGTGTGAACTAATCTAGGAGGAacttaaataatattttttggtttggCATTCACAGCAGCCCTCTTGTATGCGTCTTTCAGGAGAGCATATCACAGGTCCGGCCGCTGGTCATCTGCCAGCCCAACGCCGAGAGGCAGAAGAGTCCAGCCGAACTCCCCCAAGGCTCCAAACTGATGTCTCTGTGGCCGACGTCCATCTCCCTTCctctactcctcctcctctcgctgcctctctccctctccctcgtCTTTGTTATCGTGTCTTTCCTCCTGCCATGGGCCAGCGCTTGACCCCACATTTCAAGAGTTTCATTCCAAAACTTATAAAAAGTTCCACCAACTCATACAACTTAGTGGGTAGCATAAAGACAAACACATTAGCGACAGTAGACTAGCAAACTAGACATATTGAATTCAGTGTTGCTTTTTCCCTGCCAGAATCTACAAACTTAATATTCTGGAAGAGTTTGGCATTAGGTTGTCCTTAAAGCTCCAGCAAGACCAAAAAGCACAGGTTCAGATATTGAAGCGCTACGTCACTCTCTGTCCATTTCCATCTAGAATCTCCTCACGGTGAAAACATAAACTCGCTGCTTGATTCTGTGTCATCAGCATCACACCTTCTGTCTCACTTTCTCACCCCCTCGTCTGTAAAAATAGACCTCTCATCTCGCTCCGTATTCTAACGAGCCACAGGAGCAATACGTGGGGGAAAGGTTTCAGGGTTACGCAGGTAACattcgagaaaaaaaaaaataggaaaaatagCGATCTCAGTAGGAAAACATGTCAAAGCTGATGCTGCTGAACTATGCAATTCCTCCGTTCCTACTGCGGCATCCTaactgctgttaaaaaaaaaaaagacatctctCGTCACCTTCTTGGCCCCTTCCCTTTTATCTCTGTGGAATAGACTTTGTGAATGCAGGGACTAATGGTTCTAAAATAGAGCATGACCCAATTTTAAAAGCAATAGCAGGAGAGATCTGATACAGCTCCCATCGTGTATGATCTACAGTACATCTGTTGGTTTAATGACTGGATTACATGTATTATTTTACTTGTTGATTTCAAAACAGGTTCTCCTTCTTCCTGACTGCACTTGTGTATgttttatagtaaaaaaaaaaaataagctgacctcaaaataaaatgagctttaGTGGAACTTACTGTAAATATGTTCAGCAATTTAAACCACATTTCACATTCTTACAGTTGAGACAATACTATCAACCTTAAGAATGTTTACCTTATTTATGTCTGTGTTGATACATTGTTATTATTTAAGAAAACTAAGCTTGACAATCAGTCATGCTGCTTATTTCAAGCCGAAAtaactgagggaaaaaaagccattttggCTTCTCTGTACTGtatgtttaatgttgtttttgaagttgttttttttttcaccccacACCGAAGATGCTTGCATCCCTGTagaaatgttcattttcagtTAAGATCAGGTTGTACTGTATTAGCTAATTTGATTGATCTTTAAGACTTCTTTCTC is a window from the Acanthochromis polyacanthus isolate Apoly-LR-REF ecotype Palm Island chromosome 23, KAUST_Apoly_ChrSc, whole genome shotgun sequence genome containing:
- the si:ch211-63p21.1 gene encoding uncharacterized protein si:ch211-63p21.1, which encodes MLRRESDSHGLFTSGETSDNDCEMGATCGEVDVVCLCEAGPCTLYSEAHTPTPDTLLCEHCGKNRVMITRYSEGYGTEEECVLSDPQGESDADADIEDTDCRLQDPASLQRISSRRRKRPRVARQDTTESEDDGGRSHRTHRWNLRLSPDRAHSRTILEESISQVRPLVICQPNAERQKSPAELPQGSKLMSLWPTSISLPLLLLLSLPLSLSLVFVIVSFLLPWASA